In Fibrobacter sp. UWR4, the genomic stretch GGGCGACCAAAGCCAAGATGTAATCAATATTGATATCAACTTGCTTGATTAATTCCAATTCAAACTCAATGTCATCCCTGATGGATTCCTTTGAGCCTTTCTGCTGATGCGAATACTTATCATGCAAATCTACGTAGATAGACTGATAATCCTGCAAGTCTCTTTCTGAAATATCCAGATCATTGAATTGATCAAAAGAAGAAAGAATATTTCTTAAACGAAGGACTGCTCCGAACAAACGGATAAATTCCTTTTCAGCCTTTTCGCCTAAAATTTCTTGACCAAGCGGATACATGGTCTTCAATTCATCAAGCAGCTGCTTATAACCAGGCTGTTTCTTGCCCTTGTCATCCTTGTAACCATTGTAATATTCGCTAAAGGTTTTTAGGATAACGATTCCACCGGCATCCTTGTCGCCAAACAAAGCAATCGCATCATCCGTTTCTTTTTGCAAGGAACGGAAGCAAACTATGTTACCAAATGTCTTGACAGAATTAAGAATACGGTTTGTTCGAGAATAAGCCTGTAACAATCCATGTTGTTTAAGGTTTTTATCCACCCATAAAGTATTCAGCGTAGTGGCATCAAAACCCGTCAGGAACATATTCACTACAATCAGAAGATCAATTTCCCTATTCTTCATCCTTTGAGAAATATCTTTGTAGTAAGCCAAAAATTTTTCACTTGATGTATCGAAATTCATCGAAAACATCTTGTTATAGTCCTTAATGGCAGAATCAAGAAAGTCTCTATCAGATTTACTCATTGCCCCAGTTTCAAATTCTTCTTCCGTCAGAATTCCACCCACATCTTCTTCGTTGGGCGCATAACTGAATACCGTGGCAATTTTCAAAGGTGAATACTTTGCCTTAATTTGCTTCTTGAATTCCTCATAGTATTTCTTGGCCATGGGGATAGAAGCGGTTGCAAAGATGGAATTAAATCCACAAAGTCTCTGGTCCTTGACCTGATAGAACGTATTACGCTTTGTCTTTTGATCAAAATGTTCAAGAACATAGGAAACAATCTCGGCAATCCTCTTCGGATCGCTCATAGCTTCTTCTGTATCAATAGCAGAGACTTTCTTGTCAACCAGGCTCTTTTTTACTTGAACGGTATTAACATAATCTATGCGGAAAGGCAGTACATTACCATCGTTAATTGCATTCACAATGGTGTAATGATGCAGCTTATCGCCAAAGGCCTGTTCCGTAGTCTTCAGCAGCGGATTCTTACTGCTGCCTACATTCTGGGGGAATATAGGAGTTCCTGTGAAGCCGAACAGATGATAATTCTTGAAGGTCTTGGTAATCTTTTGATGCAGTTCACCAAAGTGGCTTCGATGACATTCATCGAAAACAAATACAATATGCTTCTTGTAGATATCGTGAGTCTTGTTTTTGGTAATGAAACAACCCAGCTTTTGGATTGTGGTCACGATAATTTTGTATTCGTGATGACCGCCCTTCTGATTACGGTCTTCTAGCTGGTCCTGGAGAATCTTTGTGGACTTATTGCCATTTGCCGCTCCCTTCTGGAAACGGTCATATTCCTTCATGGTCTGATAGTCCAAATCCTGACGGTCAACTACGAAAAGAACCTTATCCACGTAATCCAGGCCACTGGCCAGAACTGCGGTCTTGAAGCTGGTCAAGGTTTTGCCGGAACCAGTCGTGTGCCAGATGTAGCCACCAGCATCCAACTTGCCCATTGTCTTGTAATTGTTGGCAATGGTAATACGGTTCAAAATGCGTTCTGTGGCAGTAATCTGATACGGACGCATTACCAAGAGCAATTCTTCTGAAGTGAAAACACAATACTTGGTAAGAACATTAAGAATGGTGTGCTTGGCAAGGAAAGTCTTTGTGAAGTCCACCAAGTCCGGGATATTCTTGTTATTGCCATCAGCCCAGAAACTGGTAAATTCAAAACTATTGCTGGTCTTGATATTCTTTTTGGAACCACCTACAGCAAGTTCCTTGATATGAGCGTTACGGGTGGTATTGGAATAATACTTGGTGTGAGTCCCGTTGCTGATTACGAAAATCTGCACATACTCATAGAGGCCGGAACCAGCCCAGAAAGAAACTCTCTGATAACGATCAATCTGGTTAAAAGCCTCACGGATAGCCACTCCCCTACGCTTCAGTTCCACATGGACTAAAGGAAGACCGTTAACAAGGATTGAAACGTCATATCGGGTGTTATGGGTTCCCTGTTCTTCTTCATATTGATTAATAACCTGAAGAGTGTTGTTGTGAATGTTCACCTTGTCTATCAGCTTGATGTTTTTGGAAGCACCCTTGTCGGTCTTTAGTGTCTTGACATAATCCTCTTGGATTGTCCGGGTCTTTTCAACAATTCCTTCATTCTTGTTGGCGATAAATTCCGTAAAGAATCGGTCCCATTCCCCATCGGTAAACTTGAAATTATTCAAGTTCTCGATTTGGGTCCTGAGGTTTTGTACCAAATCATCTTCGGTATGGATTTGCAGATAACCATAGCCTTGGTTTTGAAGCATCTTTATGAATTCACGTTCTAAGTCAGCCTCACTCTGGTAGGCATCGGAACGGGAACGGGCCGGGGTATATTCAGCAACCACGGTTGCTTCAGATGTTTCTGCTACGGTATTGTACTGCATGAATTATTTTTTAAGCCCCTGCCTACAAATTTCTTGCCAAACAAAAGGAGAATACTTCTGCATATAAGCATCAGGAAGATTGTATAAAATGTAATCTTCATAATGAGTTTTTCGCATGCAGCAAAATTCTTTATCATTTAATTTAAGTTTTATTATAGCATCCTCACAATTGTTGAAGTAGTCTTCATCATCAATTTTATTTTGCGGATTCGCAAAAATACATCCATCAGAGAAATTGATGAAAAACGAGTTCGGTTGCATAGTGAAAGGATCAAGATGAAGAATTTTCTCATTTTTCTTGCTATTCACCTGTCTACAACATAGTCGATAATTACTCCATTCATAAGTGAGATTTTTTCCCATTACCGGATCTGATTTCGGTATAAAGTGATCTACAGAAACAGAACCTTTTCCCCTTTCTAAGAAAATACCCAAATAAGCACATATTTGATCATATTCGCGCTCTAAATCCGGGATACATTCTTTCCAATAATTCTCATAAGAACTAGGATTCGCATTTGCATTTTGTGGTTTCGCAAGCCATTTCTTACCAGGCTGACGAACCTTTTCGTCAAAATCAGAAGGTTCGGGCTTTGGCGTCACAGGTATCATTAGAAGACTCCTTTCTTTTGACACCTGTACCGGATCAAAAACAAGTCCTTATCTGTTGGAGAAAGACTTGAAGCTATTTTTTCAAATATCTTTTTAGTTTTAATCTTATCCACGGGTTCATTGTCAAGTTCAGCATATATCCGCTTTATCAATTTAGAAGAATCAACTGAACGGGTTGAATCCATATCAAAAGCTTTGCTTTCCAGCCAAATATCAGAGGTACCTAACTTCGTAAATTCACGTTCGGTAAAATGAATTGTCCCCTTTTTTCCGGAGTCAAAATCAAACCACTTGTCTTTTTCAGGATCAAAGAAATCTTCCAAAGAAACCATCACCAAAGGAGAATGAGTCGTCGCAATAATTTGAGCACTACCCTTAACATCCTTAAGCAATGTTTCAACAGAAGAAAGCAACGCTCGCATCACCTTTTTCTGCCAACTAGGATGCAAATGAGATTCAACTTCATCAATCAAAAAGGTGATTTGCGAAACTTGTTTTTGGCCAGTAATTTTGCAAGCTTTTAAATGTTCGCTAAAAGCCCAAGTTATACAATAAGCTATGGAAAGAATCCGTCTTATTGCAGCAGAGGCGTGCAATACAGGCACACTACCGTAAGGCATTTTTATGGTAGGAATGTTACGGACATCGTTTAAGGAAAGTCTAGTCTGCTCACCTATGGAAAGTTTGAAATCTGGAGGAGACAGAGCCTCTAACAATTTCAGCAGACATTTAAATTCAAATCCGTTTTTATCTTGCCACGAGCACAGGTCTGCGATTAGACCGTTGATTGTATTTTTTTCATTTTGCTTTAGCCCATTCCAAATTTCTTGGGAATTAAAAGCGAAAGCAACATTACTGGTTTTTTGAAAATCTACACCGTCATAGCGGAATGCTCGTACAGGATCCCAAACGCAAAAGCTACCGTCAGCCAGTGCGTAAATGACCAGGCTACTTTTCCAGGTACTGCCAAGAAAAATTTTACCTTGAGTCAGTTCCCAATTCTGTTTTTCACGATTAAAAACAGTTTCAAAAAGGAGCACTTCGTTTTTCTGGGACAACTGAAAATTAATCTTTGACAATTTACTCGGAAATTTCGGACGACCCACAAATCCAGTCGATAAATTTGGATTTGATTCGGCAGGCCACTTTTGCGTCAAAGCAAACCAAATTGCATCGAGCAAAAAACTTTTTCCTAAGCCATTATCACCAGTAAAAACATTAAGACGCGAACCGAATTCAACATTCAATTCAACCGGACCAACATTTTTTGTAACTATTGATTTAAGCATCAAGAAACCAATTCATTTTCAATTTTATACCATGCCCTAAAATAACAAAAAAAATACACCGATTTATGAGATATTCTTAAAAGTCAGCAATTTATCACGGTAATACTCGTATTGTTTCTTACGGGCTTCGATTTCGGCAGGTATGCCAGTGGAAATATCATTGACAAGGGCATCAAAACGGTCTAGAATCGCTACGATACGTTCTTGTTCAGCAAGGGATGGAAGAGGAATTGTAATTGCTGCCAAAGAAGGAACACTGGAGTGAACTACTTTACTCTTGACTTTGCCTTTTCCTTTTTGCTTAACGGCATCTGTGGTGGATAGGGCATAAGACAAATACTTTGCATTTTGCACATGCTTCATCACAACCGTATCACCTCCGGCAAGGCATTTTTCCTTTCCCACATAGGCTGTACACTTTGCAATATCTTCAATGCTTTCTCCAGTAATAGCAAAGATGATATCCCCATTTTCAAAATATTTTGGATTTTGAATATTGTCCAAATTTGTATGAGAAACGCACTTGTCAAAATGGATTCCATAGGTGGTATAAATCTCACCGTAACGAACACAGGGAATACCTTCGTTCGTCACCTGGTCTCTCGTTATGCCACTACCACGGTACATATCTAAAGCTATATCTCCAAGAGTTATTTCTGCATACCCATAAACATACTGATAGAGACTAATTATTGCTTGCTTGCT encodes the following:
- a CDS encoding type I restriction endonuclease subunit R, which codes for MQYNTVAETSEATVVAEYTPARSRSDAYQSEADLEREFIKMLQNQGYGYLQIHTEDDLVQNLRTQIENLNNFKFTDGEWDRFFTEFIANKNEGIVEKTRTIQEDYVKTLKTDKGASKNIKLIDKVNIHNNTLQVINQYEEEQGTHNTRYDVSILVNGLPLVHVELKRRGVAIREAFNQIDRYQRVSFWAGSGLYEYVQIFVISNGTHTKYYSNTTRNAHIKELAVGGSKKNIKTSNSFEFTSFWADGNNKNIPDLVDFTKTFLAKHTILNVLTKYCVFTSEELLLVMRPYQITATERILNRITIANNYKTMGKLDAGGYIWHTTGSGKTLTSFKTAVLASGLDYVDKVLFVVDRQDLDYQTMKEYDRFQKGAANGNKSTKILQDQLEDRNQKGGHHEYKIIVTTIQKLGCFITKNKTHDIYKKHIVFVFDECHRSHFGELHQKITKTFKNYHLFGFTGTPIFPQNVGSSKNPLLKTTEQAFGDKLHHYTIVNAINDGNVLPFRIDYVNTVQVKKSLVDKKVSAIDTEEAMSDPKRIAEIVSYVLEHFDQKTKRNTFYQVKDQRLCGFNSIFATASIPMAKKYYEEFKKQIKAKYSPLKIATVFSYAPNEEDVGGILTEEEFETGAMSKSDRDFLDSAIKDYNKMFSMNFDTSSEKFLAYYKDISQRMKNREIDLLIVVNMFLTGFDATTLNTLWVDKNLKQHGLLQAYSRTNRILNSVKTFGNIVCFRSLQKETDDAIALFGDKDAGGIVILKTFSEYYNGYKDDKGKKQPGYKQLLDELKTMYPLGQEILGEKAEKEFIRLFGAVLRLRNILSSFDQFNDLDISERDLQDYQSIYVDLHDKYSHQQKGSKESIRDDIEFELELIKQVDINIDYILALVAQYHDSNCKDKKIKAQITKALNASVELRSKRELIEAFVKKVNVDTDVDKDWKEFVKEQQENDLVQIISDENLKEEETREFIINSFRDGELDESGTDIANIMPRMSRFGGGIRAEKKADVIAKLRQFFEKYFGLITFEDEDKELVSNLVKMPYNAIGESFISSMAAEDKAEYDAGKK
- a CDS encoding AAA family ATPase, which translates into the protein MLKSIVTKNVGPVELNVEFGSRLNVFTGDNGLGKSFLLDAIWFALTQKWPAESNPNLSTGFVGRPKFPSKLSKINFQLSQKNEVLLFETVFNREKQNWELTQGKIFLGSTWKSSLVIYALADGSFCVWDPVRAFRYDGVDFQKTSNVAFAFNSQEIWNGLKQNEKNTINGLIADLCSWQDKNGFEFKCLLKLLEALSPPDFKLSIGEQTRLSLNDVRNIPTIKMPYGSVPVLHASAAIRRILSIAYCITWAFSEHLKACKITGQKQVSQITFLIDEVESHLHPSWQKKVMRALLSSVETLLKDVKGSAQIIATTHSPLVMVSLEDFFDPEKDKWFDFDSGKKGTIHFTEREFTKLGTSDIWLESKAFDMDSTRSVDSSKLIKRIYAELDNEPVDKIKTKKIFEKIASSLSPTDKDLFLIRYRCQKKGVF
- a CDS encoding restriction endonuclease subunit S, which translates into the protein MTNEGIPCVRYGEIYTTYGIHFDKCVSHTNLDNIQNPKYFENGDIIFAITGESIEDIAKCTAYVGKEKCLAGGDTVVMKHVQNAKYLSYALSTTDAVKQKGKGKVKSKVVHSSVPSLAAITIPLPSLAEQERIVAILDRFDALVNDISTGIPAEIEARKKQYEYYRDKLLTFKNIS